The following proteins are encoded in a genomic region of Chryseobacterium cucumeris:
- a CDS encoding OstA-like protein codes for MRIALFLLLFISTLNFAQDKTPVKRDPYLQAPSPTQPQQVRPEDKVKIIHADEIKKDPEKYDGNQYFTGHVQIEHQGSILTADEVVLYNEENFVKAIGNTRLQNTDGSVITAGEMEYDANTQKGVARKNVVLTDPKQTIKTDILYYDRLANQAYFNTGGTISDGQNVTYAKVGTYFLNTRVVDLTGNVKIETPQYTIEGPNIKQNQNTKIADFNGPTTITSKTNPRNRIYTERGTYKMDSKEAYLTKNSRIFYNEKILTGDDMYYNQISGFGKATGNVTLDDPKEKRYIKGGYGEIFEKKDSAMMTKSPYAVKVMEKDSIYFAAEKIISYQRPDSLDIKVKKSYLRAFKKARIYKSNAQGRADSIAFNETDGIMHMYTNPILWSGEKQVTGDKVEAYFNTKTEDIDSLKVIGNAFAISKVDSLNLKDEFNQVKGKFMTVYYEKNAIKEARVVGNAQSIVYVDDTDQETKKPERIGITLSTCGIIGALFEERALQIISCSIGAVSDTYPMSMIEPSKRKFPDFNWNTKDRIRKWQDILVDTPNNEEIQYTADNELFDKAQKAIDDEKAKEEAKKPKRTRK; via the coding sequence ATGAGAATAGCCCTTTTTCTGTTACTCTTTATTTCTACGCTCAACTTTGCGCAGGATAAAACTCCTGTGAAGAGAGATCCTTATCTGCAGGCTCCTTCACCCACTCAGCCTCAACAGGTGAGACCTGAAGATAAAGTAAAGATCATCCACGCAGACGAAATCAAGAAAGATCCTGAAAAATACGACGGGAATCAATATTTTACCGGTCATGTTCAGATAGAACATCAGGGATCCATTCTTACTGCAGATGAAGTAGTTCTGTATAATGAAGAAAACTTTGTAAAAGCAATAGGTAATACAAGACTTCAAAATACAGACGGCTCTGTAATCACAGCAGGAGAAATGGAATATGATGCCAATACCCAGAAAGGTGTTGCCCGAAAAAATGTGGTCCTGACGGATCCTAAACAGACCATAAAAACAGATATTCTGTATTATGACAGGCTGGCTAATCAAGCGTATTTTAATACAGGAGGAACGATCTCGGATGGCCAGAATGTTACCTATGCTAAAGTAGGAACTTATTTTCTCAATACAAGAGTAGTTGACCTTACAGGAAATGTAAAGATTGAAACCCCTCAGTATACTATAGAAGGTCCAAATATCAAACAGAATCAAAACACAAAAATTGCCGATTTTAATGGTCCTACAACCATTACCAGCAAAACCAATCCACGAAACAGAATCTATACGGAAAGAGGAACCTATAAAATGGATTCCAAGGAGGCGTATTTAACCAAAAACTCAAGGATATTTTACAATGAAAAAATCCTTACCGGTGATGATATGTACTACAATCAGATTTCAGGGTTTGGTAAAGCAACAGGCAATGTAACCCTGGATGATCCTAAAGAAAAAAGATACATAAAAGGAGGATACGGAGAAATTTTTGAGAAAAAAGACTCTGCAATGATGACCAAAAGTCCGTATGCTGTAAAAGTGATGGAAAAAGACTCCATTTATTTCGCTGCAGAAAAAATTATTTCTTATCAAAGACCGGACTCACTGGATATCAAAGTGAAGAAAAGCTATCTTAGAGCCTTCAAAAAAGCCCGTATTTATAAATCCAATGCACAGGGAAGAGCAGATTCCATTGCTTTCAACGAAACAGACGGAATCATGCATATGTATACCAACCCGATTCTTTGGAGCGGTGAAAAGCAGGTAACCGGAGATAAAGTAGAAGCCTACTTCAATACCAAAACGGAAGATATTGATTCCTTAAAAGTAATTGGAAATGCCTTTGCCATCAGTAAAGTAGACTCCCTGAACCTGAAAGATGAGTTCAATCAGGTGAAAGGGAAATTCATGACGGTGTACTATGAGAAAAATGCTATTAAAGAAGCAAGAGTAGTTGGAAACGCCCAATCTATCGTCTATGTTGATGATACCGATCAGGAAACCAAAAAACCGGAAAGAATAGGGATTACCTTGTCTACCTGCGGAATTATCGGAGCATTGTTTGAAGAAAGAGCATTACAGATTATTTCCTGCAGTATCGGAGCTGTTTCCGATACCTATCCGATGAGTATGATAGAGCCGTCAAAAAGAAAATTCCCGGATTTTAACTGGAATACCAAAGACAGGATCCGGAAATGGCAGGACATCCTTGTAGACACTCCGAATAACGAAGAAATACAATATACAGCAGATAATGAGCTCTTCGATAAAGCACAGAAAGCCATAGATGATGAAAAGGCCAAAGAAGAAGCTAAAAAACCTAAACGTACCAGAAAATAA
- a CDS encoding YqgE/AlgH family protein, with amino-acid sequence MNHSYKGKILISTPDISGDIFSRSVVLVIEHNESGAFGLILNKKNSQMSSKFKDFFDFKIEVYDGGPVENDKVFFIVKGKRVTEIYTDITDEYYLTEDIERIINAVLSSELDINHIKIFSGYSGWSSHQLDTEVQRKMWTVVDVYNLDYTLPNDQTLWKSIMQNLGGEFLLWANSPEDISLN; translated from the coding sequence ATGAATCACTCATACAAAGGTAAAATATTAATCTCGACACCCGACATTTCCGGCGATATTTTTTCAAGATCGGTAGTATTGGTTATTGAACATAATGAAAGTGGTGCATTTGGTTTGATATTGAATAAAAAGAACAGCCAGATGAGTAGCAAATTCAAAGATTTTTTTGACTTTAAAATTGAGGTATATGATGGAGGACCTGTAGAAAACGACAAGGTATTTTTCATTGTAAAAGGCAAAAGAGTTACAGAGATCTATACAGACATTACTGATGAATACTATCTTACAGAAGATATCGAACGTATTATTAATGCGGTTTTAAGCAGTGAACTGGATATCAACCATATCAAAATCTTTTCAGGATATTCCGGATGGTCTTCTCATCAGCTGGATACTGAAGTTCAAAGAAAAATGTGGACGGTAGTGGATGTTTATAATCTTGATTATACGCTTCCCAATGATCAGACACTCTGGAAATCTATTATGCAGAATCTTGGAGGAGAATTTCTTCTCTGGGCCAACTCTCCTGAGGATATTTCATTAAATTAA
- a CDS encoding START-like domain-containing protein: MAKHKVHYEFPMHCLSEILYEYLATAEGLSEWFADEVTEKGDDFFFSWGGGPAEKATLIRYKPEGFVRFRWEEDEGTKNFFEMTITIDDITEDLALNITDFCEEGDEEENAMYWENLIENLRIKLGAA, from the coding sequence ATGGCGAAACATAAAGTCCATTACGAATTTCCAATGCACTGTTTATCAGAGATTTTGTATGAATATCTGGCGACTGCAGAGGGATTGTCTGAATGGTTTGCGGATGAGGTAACAGAGAAAGGCGATGATTTCTTTTTTAGCTGGGGTGGAGGTCCTGCTGAGAAGGCCACTTTGATCAGATATAAGCCTGAAGGTTTCGTGCGTTTCAGATGGGAAGAAGATGAAGGAACAAAAAATTTCTTTGAAATGACTATCACAATTGATGATATTACAGAAGATCTGGCTCTAAATATTACAGACTTCTGTGAAGAAGGTGATGAAGAGGAAAATGCAATGTATTGGGAAAATCTTATCGAAAACCTTAGAATAAAACTAGGTGCGGCATAA
- a CDS encoding N-acetylmuramoyl-L-alanine amidase yields MKGITLLALSIFSTAFLSFTPISKKYIVIDAGHGGNDFGAAYGEILEKNIALSIAKEIRKINENQDKYEVILTRDADSSPTLAERTDQINKLNPEMVISLHVNSSPQKERSDNGFEVYVQNSDVSKELAGKIYKKFNARKIEERQNLHMLRETKAPAVLVELGFINNSDNRNYITSEKGQKEIAQKFVEIINEY; encoded by the coding sequence ATGAAAGGTATTACACTACTTGCTTTATCAATATTTTCTACAGCGTTTTTATCATTTACTCCTATCAGCAAAAAATACATTGTCATTGATGCCGGACATGGCGGAAATGATTTTGGGGCTGCTTATGGTGAAATTCTGGAAAAAAATATTGCATTAAGCATTGCTAAGGAAATCCGGAAAATCAATGAAAACCAGGATAAGTATGAGGTCATTTTAACAAGGGATGCAGACAGTTCTCCTACCCTTGCTGAAAGAACAGATCAGATCAATAAGCTGAACCCTGAAATGGTCATTTCTCTTCACGTTAACAGTTCTCCTCAGAAGGAGAGATCTGACAACGGATTTGAAGTTTACGTTCAGAATTCTGACGTATCAAAGGAGTTGGCCGGAAAAATCTATAAGAAATTCAATGCCCGTAAAATTGAAGAACGCCAAAATCTTCACATGCTAAGAGAGACCAAAGCACCTGCTGTATTGGTAGAACTTGGTTTTATCAATAATTCCGATAACAGGAATTATATTACCAGTGAGAAAGGGCAGAAAGAAATCGCACAAAAATTTGTTGAGATTATCAACGAATATTAA
- a CDS encoding HU family DNA-binding protein, which translates to MNKSELIDAIAKDAGITKVAAKAALESFIGNVTTTLKKKDGKVSLVGFGTFSVAERAARQGINPATKKPIKIAAKKVAKFKAGADLSNAVSGAKKK; encoded by the coding sequence ATGAACAAGTCTGAATTAATCGACGCAATCGCAAAAGATGCAGGTATCACTAAAGTTGCAGCAAAAGCTGCTCTAGAGTCTTTCATTGGTAACGTTACAACTACATTAAAGAAAAAAGACGGAAAAGTTTCTTTAGTAGGTTTTGGTACTTTCTCAGTAGCTGAGAGAGCGGCTAGACAAGGTATTAACCCTGCAACTAAAAAACCGATCAAAATTGCTGCTAAAAAAGTTGCTAAATTCAAAGCTGGAGCTGATTTATCAAATGCAGTTTCAGGTGCTAAGAAAAAATAA
- a CDS encoding TerD family protein has translation MAINLQKGQTIDLRKNDRGESVYDLSKVTIGLGWDVRKQGGGFFGKLFSKEAEYDLDAVAFLLDGNGKVANLGRTVQTNDGRQMGLYQGDVVFFNSMQHPSGNVWLTGDNRTGAGDGDDEQIIVRLDQLDQSYQKIVFLVTIYQGRTNNQHFGMIENAFIRAVDATGKEITKYSLSGDSSMNGKCAMVFAEAYRHNGDWKFRAVGEPHNTDNFIDILRQQYAYSN, from the coding sequence ATGGCAATTAATTTACAGAAAGGACAAACGATAGATTTAAGAAAGAATGACCGCGGCGAAAGCGTGTATGATCTTTCAAAAGTAACCATCGGCTTAGGATGGGACGTAAGAAAGCAGGGAGGTGGATTTTTTGGAAAACTATTCAGTAAAGAAGCAGAATACGACCTTGATGCAGTAGCATTTCTTTTAGATGGCAACGGAAAAGTAGCCAATTTGGGAAGAACGGTACAGACCAATGACGGAAGACAGATGGGGCTTTACCAGGGAGATGTGGTTTTCTTCAACTCCATGCAGCATCCAAGCGGAAATGTATGGCTTACCGGAGACAATAGAACCGGAGCAGGAGATGGAGATGATGAACAGATCATTGTAAGATTGGATCAGCTGGATCAGAGTTATCAGAAAATTGTATTCCTGGTTACCATTTATCAGGGAAGAACCAATAACCAGCACTTCGGAATGATTGAAAATGCATTTATCCGTGCTGTAGATGCTACAGGAAAAGAAATTACAAAATACAGCCTTTCCGGTGATTCAAGTATGAATGGTAAATGTGCAATGGTTTTTGCAGAAGCATACCGCCACAACGGAGACTGGAAATTCCGTGCTGTGGGAGAACCACACAATACAGATAATTTTATCGATATTCTGAGACAGCAATACGCATATTCCAACTAG
- a CDS encoding Fur family transcriptional regulator, translating to MDTIQKEKNIALIKDVLRNYLLEKGFRNTPERYTILEEIYNMDHHFNVDDLYLLMMQKKYHVSKATIYNTIEIFLDAGLIRKHQFGEKTLTSSSYEKSYFDKQHDHLVIYKKDSDKEIEEIIEFCDPRIQGIKEAIEEAFGVKIDSHSLYFYGTKND from the coding sequence ATGGATACAATACAAAAAGAAAAAAATATAGCTTTGATCAAGGATGTTTTGAGAAACTACTTATTAGAAAAAGGGTTCAGAAACACACCTGAAAGATATACGATATTGGAAGAAATTTATAATATGGATCATCACTTCAATGTTGATGATCTGTATCTTCTGATGATGCAGAAGAAATATCACGTTTCCAAAGCAACGATTTACAACACGATTGAAATTTTCCTTGATGCAGGTTTAATCCGTAAGCATCAGTTCGGAGAAAAGACATTGACTTCTTCGTCTTATGAAAAGTCTTATTTTGACAAACAGCATGATCACCTGGTGATCTACAAAAAAGACTCTGATAAAGAGATTGAGGAAATTATTGAATTCTGTGACCCAAGAATCCAAGGAATCAAAGAAGCCATTGAAGAAGCATTTGGCGTAAAAATTGATTCTCATTCGCTATATTTCTATGGCACTAAGAATGACTAA
- a CDS encoding aspartate aminotransferase family protein, producing MHKDFFTYQAQTTKFAAGFEVEKAIGSYIYGTDGKRYLDFVAGVSANTLGHSHPKVVDAIKEQTDKYLHVMVYGEYAQEKPVALCRLLAEATPDPLEVTYLVNSGAEAIDGSLKLAKRYTGREEIVSFKNSYHGNTHGALSVSGNETHKREFRPLLPMVSFIEFNNEEDFDKITEKTACVILETIQGAAGFLVPDNDYLIKLKRRCEEVGALLILDEIQPGFGRTGKLFSFEHFGIVPDILVMGKGMGGGVPVGAFMSSREIMETLSHSPKLGHITTFGGNPLIAAASYATLKEVLESGLMNEVEEKEKLFRELLVHPKIKNINGKGLMLAVNLGTPEYTLEVAKKCMDKGLIVFWQLYRNEYLRISPPLTLSLDEIREGCQIILDILNEN from the coding sequence ATGCATAAAGATTTTTTTACATATCAGGCTCAAACCACAAAATTTGCTGCAGGTTTTGAAGTAGAGAAAGCAATAGGAAGCTATATTTACGGTACAGACGGAAAAAGATATCTTGACTTTGTAGCAGGAGTTTCTGCCAATACGCTGGGACATTCACATCCTAAAGTTGTGGATGCTATCAAAGAGCAGACGGATAAATACCTACACGTAATGGTGTATGGTGAATATGCACAGGAAAAGCCTGTAGCACTATGCAGATTGCTTGCTGAAGCTACTCCTGATCCCCTGGAAGTTACATACCTTGTGAATAGCGGTGCGGAAGCCATTGACGGAAGCTTAAAATTAGCCAAAAGATACACCGGAAGAGAAGAAATTGTTTCCTTTAAAAACTCTTACCATGGAAATACCCACGGCGCTTTGAGTGTTTCAGGAAATGAAACTCACAAGAGAGAATTCCGTCCTTTATTACCGATGGTTTCTTTTATTGAATTTAACAATGAAGAAGACTTCGATAAAATTACAGAAAAGACGGCTTGTGTTATCCTTGAAACCATTCAGGGAGCAGCAGGATTTTTGGTACCGGATAACGATTACCTGATCAAACTGAAGAGAAGATGTGAAGAAGTAGGAGCGCTTTTAATTTTAGACGAAATACAGCCGGGATTTGGAAGAACAGGGAAGTTATTCTCTTTCGAGCACTTTGGTATCGTTCCTGATATTCTTGTCATGGGTAAAGGAATGGGAGGCGGTGTTCCTGTAGGAGCTTTTATGAGTTCCAGAGAAATCATGGAAACGCTTTCACATTCTCCTAAATTGGGTCACATTACTACTTTTGGAGGAAACCCGTTGATTGCGGCTGCAAGTTATGCAACATTGAAAGAAGTGCTGGAAAGCGGCTTAATGAATGAAGTAGAGGAAAAAGAGAAATTGTTCAGAGAACTTTTGGTTCATCCTAAAATCAAAAATATCAACGGTAAAGGGCTGATGCTTGCCGTGAACTTAGGAACTCCTGAATACACACTGGAAGTAGCTAAAAAATGCATGGATAAAGGGCTTATTGTTTTCTGGCAGCTGTACAGAAATGAATACCTGAGAATCTCTCCGCCTCTTACATTATCTCTGGATGAAATAAGAGAAGGGTGTCAGATTATTCTCGATATACTGAATGAAAACTAA
- the pdxH gene encoding pyridoxamine 5'-phosphate oxidase, protein MENLHDRRKVYEKSQLIESEIKQNPIEQFRDWFLEANESPMISEANAMAVSTVEEDGCPRTRMVLLKAYTHEGFIFYTNYHSKKGKAIENNHKACLHFFWPNLERQIIIKADLEKVAENLSDGYFHSRPKGSQLGAVVSPQSQEIPNREFLEDKLKELEKEYENTEVPRPAHWGGYLARPYEIEFWQGRPNRLHDRIIYELEDLDWKISRLAP, encoded by the coding sequence ATGGAAAACCTGCACGACAGAAGAAAAGTGTACGAGAAATCCCAACTTATTGAAAGTGAGATAAAACAAAATCCAATTGAACAGTTCAGAGACTGGTTTTTGGAAGCCAATGAGAGTCCGATGATCTCAGAAGCTAATGCTATGGCGGTTTCTACAGTAGAAGAAGATGGGTGCCCAAGAACAAGAATGGTACTGCTTAAAGCATATACCCATGAAGGATTTATTTTTTATACCAATTATCACAGCAAAAAAGGAAAAGCAATAGAAAACAACCATAAAGCCTGCCTGCATTTTTTCTGGCCTAATCTTGAAAGGCAGATTATCATCAAAGCTGATCTTGAAAAGGTGGCAGAAAACCTTAGCGACGGTTATTTCCATTCCAGGCCGAAAGGAAGCCAGCTCGGCGCTGTGGTCTCTCCGCAAAGCCAGGAGATTCCCAATAGAGAATTTCTGGAAGATAAATTAAAAGAGCTGGAAAAGGAGTATGAAAATACGGAAGTCCCAAGACCAGCCCACTGGGGCGGATATCTTGCAAGACCTTATGAAATTGAATTCTGGCAGGGAAGACCCAATCGTCTTCATGACAGGATTATTTATGAGCTTGAAGATCTTGACTGGAAAATCTCGAGACTGGCTCCGTAA
- a CDS encoding aminotransferase class IV, with the protein MENQYFTSDELHVKNRAFLWGDSVKVSFFLRNGGLIMDEECYFFLMASMRKMRLNIPLTYTLEFFQTLFQKEIIEGKGISNGIINFQVFRNNDGMTLAKSSVSYFYEVTEMADVLAVHQRPLELDLIKEINVNNNLLSNIRVHCPENIYGVIYAQENDLDDVILLNPNKRIARTTAGNLLFLEGDVIKVPKQTEGAYISPLMENFVTFLHKNNLADIQEHEIIAFESQKAEEILMISDEKGMFSVGKIRNKTFETSRFSGLVESWKKSFNS; encoded by the coding sequence TTGGAAAATCAATATTTTACATCAGACGAGTTACATGTAAAGAACAGAGCTTTTCTTTGGGGAGACTCAGTAAAAGTTTCTTTCTTTCTAAGAAATGGTGGATTGATCATGGACGAAGAATGCTATTTTTTTCTAATGGCTTCCATGAGAAAGATGAGACTGAATATTCCTTTGACTTACACGCTGGAGTTTTTCCAGACCCTTTTTCAAAAAGAAATTATTGAAGGCAAAGGCATAAGCAATGGAATTATCAATTTCCAGGTGTTCAGAAATAATGATGGAATGACATTGGCCAAATCTTCCGTTTCCTATTTTTACGAGGTGACGGAAATGGCTGATGTGCTTGCTGTTCATCAAAGACCTCTGGAATTGGATTTGATTAAGGAAATTAATGTTAATAACAACCTTTTGAGCAATATCCGGGTTCACTGTCCGGAAAATATTTACGGAGTGATCTATGCGCAGGAAAATGATCTTGACGATGTGATCCTTCTGAATCCAAACAAAAGAATAGCACGTACCACTGCCGGAAACCTTCTCTTTTTGGAAGGTGATGTTATCAAAGTACCAAAGCAGACGGAAGGAGCTTACATTTCTCCTTTGATGGAAAACTTTGTTACTTTTTTACATAAAAATAATCTTGCAGATATTCAGGAACACGAGATTATCGCATTTGAATCTCAGAAGGCTGAAGAAATTTTAATGATTTCTGATGAGAAAGGTATGTTTTCTGTAGGTAAGATAAGAAACAAGACTTTTGAAACCTCGCGTTTCTCCGGATTGGTAGAAAGCTGGAAGAAAAGTTTTAATTCATAA
- a CDS encoding TerD family protein, translated as MAINLQKGQKIEIGLTKMTIGLGWDPNEGTGYDFDLDASAIMIDSDRKLVSEEYFVFYNNLNSPDGALIHTGDDPSGKNSDGDDDEAIIIDLDKVDSRVEEILFVVTIEDFERRRQNFGQVRNSYIRVVDNHSNQEIAKYELDEDFSIETGVEFGRLYKRNGSWKFEASGIGYRADLGFFLEKYYKGQIIK; from the coding sequence ATGGCAATTAATCTACAGAAAGGACAAAAGATCGAGATAGGATTGACGAAAATGACGATTGGATTAGGCTGGGATCCGAATGAAGGAACCGGCTACGATTTTGACCTGGATGCTTCTGCAATCATGATTGATTCTGACAGAAAATTAGTAAGCGAAGAATACTTCGTTTTTTACAATAACTTAAATTCTCCGGATGGAGCCCTTATCCATACAGGAGATGATCCGAGTGGTAAAAACAGTGATGGTGACGATGATGAAGCGATCATTATAGACCTGGATAAAGTAGATTCAAGAGTAGAAGAGATCCTTTTTGTGGTAACCATAGAAGACTTTGAAAGAAGAAGACAGAATTTCGGACAGGTAAGAAATTCCTATATCAGAGTAGTAGATAACCATTCAAACCAGGAGATTGCAAAATACGAACTGGATGAGGATTTTTCTATTGAAACCGGTGTAGAATTCGGAAGACTGTACAAAAGAAACGGAAGCTGGAAGTTTGAAGCTTCAGGAATAGGATACAGAGCAGATCTTGGCTTCTTTCTTGAAAAATACTACAAAGGGCAAATCATCAAATAA
- a CDS encoding lysylphosphatidylglycerol synthase transmembrane domain-containing protein — MEKISKSPVKSILTIVISLAFAGFFLWLALRGLDFKVIQKSLAKANYIWVLFASVFGLLAYWFRAIRWNLMLEPMGHRISNSNALWSISFGYLMNLTIPRSGEVARATALYGVEKVPVDKSFGTIILERVVDLICMLGFLGLTLLFKYEAILSFYKNSGITMNPNKIILVLSILIAGTVLFFVFKKKLSGIPFLGKVVSFIDGIFQGITSIFKLKEKGKFILYTLGIWICYYFAAYLVCFALPETSAFTFADGFFIIVVGTLGMIIPASGGIGAYNLAMKYGFMALFISVGKSADFGGEMGLTYSFISLPLQIVIMLVMGLISIPMLAKARNVAVSDKEFEN, encoded by the coding sequence ATGGAGAAAATATCAAAAAGTCCGGTAAAATCAATACTTACAATAGTAATATCGCTTGCTTTTGCAGGCTTTTTTTTATGGCTTGCCTTAAGAGGTCTGGATTTTAAAGTCATTCAAAAGTCATTGGCAAAAGCTAATTATATCTGGGTATTGTTTGCTTCCGTATTTGGTCTTCTGGCGTACTGGTTCAGAGCGATACGCTGGAATCTGATGCTGGAGCCGATGGGACACAGAATTTCCAATTCCAATGCGCTTTGGTCCATCTCATTTGGTTATCTGATGAACCTTACAATTCCCAGAAGTGGCGAAGTAGCAAGGGCAACCGCTTTATATGGGGTGGAAAAAGTACCTGTAGATAAATCTTTCGGAACTATTATTCTGGAAAGGGTAGTAGATCTGATCTGTATGCTTGGTTTCTTAGGACTGACGTTATTGTTTAAATACGAAGCCATTCTGTCATTCTATAAAAACTCAGGAATAACAATGAATCCCAACAAGATCATACTGGTTCTTTCTATTCTGATTGCAGGAACAGTTTTGTTCTTTGTATTTAAAAAGAAACTTTCAGGAATTCCTTTTTTAGGAAAAGTGGTTAGCTTTATTGACGGGATTTTTCAGGGGATAACTTCCATCTTTAAATTAAAAGAAAAAGGGAAATTCATTCTTTATACATTAGGAATCTGGATTTGCTATTACTTTGCTGCATATCTGGTATGTTTTGCTCTTCCTGAAACTTCAGCATTTACCTTTGCAGACGGTTTCTTTATTATTGTAGTAGGAACATTAGGAATGATTATCCCTGCCAGTGGAGGAATCGGAGCGTATAACCTTGCCATGAAGTATGGTTTTATGGCGCTGTTTATTTCAGTAGGGAAAAGTGCAGATTTTGGCGGTGAAATGGGACTTACGTACTCCTTTATTTCTTTACCGCTGCAGATTGTGATTATGCTGGTGATGGGATTAATTTCCATTCCCATGCTGGCAAAAGCAAGAAATGTTGCTGTTTCAGATAAAGAATTTGAAAATTAA
- the panD gene encoding aspartate 1-decarboxylase: MLIEVFKSKIHRVRVTASDLNYIGSITIDEDLIEAAGLVVGERVYIVNVNNGERFDTYVIKGKRKSGEVCLNGPAARKVQKDDIIIIIAYAQMTPEEAKDFQPKIVFPDEKTNLLT; the protein is encoded by the coding sequence ATGTTAATAGAAGTTTTCAAGTCTAAGATTCATAGGGTGAGAGTAACTGCCTCTGACCTTAATTATATAGGGAGTATAACGATCGATGAAGATCTTATAGAAGCTGCCGGTCTGGTAGTGGGAGAAAGAGTCTATATCGTGAATGTGAACAACGGAGAACGTTTTGATACCTACGTGATCAAAGGGAAAAGAAAATCAGGTGAAGTATGTCTGAATGGTCCTGCAGCAAGAAAAGTACAGAAAGATGATATCATTATCATCATTGCCTATGCTCAGATGACTCCGGAAGAAGCAAAAGACTTCCAGCCAAAAATCGTTTTCCCGGATGAAAAAACAAATCTTCTTACGTAG